From Sporosarcina sp. Te-1, the proteins below share one genomic window:
- the rpsM gene encoding 30S ribosomal protein S13, with product MARIAGVDVPRDKRVVISLTYIFGIGKTSAQKILANAGISEDTRVRDLTDAELDKIREQIDGLKVEGDLRRETSLNIKRLMEIGSFRGIRHRRGLPVRGQNTKNNARTRKGPKRTVANKKK from the coding sequence ATGGCACGTATTGCTGGAGTAGACGTACCGCGCGATAAGCGCGTGGTCATTTCATTGACATACATTTTTGGAATTGGTAAAACTTCTGCACAAAAGATCTTGGCTAACGCTGGTATCTCTGAAGACACACGCGTTCGCGATTTGACTGATGCAGAACTTGATAAAATCCGTGAGCAAATCGACGGCTTGAAAGTAGAAGGGGATCTTCGCCGTGAAACTTCCCTTAACATCAAACGTTTGATGGAAATCGGTAGCTTCCGTGGTATCCGTCACCGTCGTGGATTGCCTGTACGCGGACAAAACACGAAAAACAACGCACGTACTCGTAAAGGTCCTAAGCGGACAGTTGCTAACAAGAAGAAATAA
- the rpmJ gene encoding 50S ribosomal protein L36, translating to MKVRPSVKPICEKCKVIRRRGRVMVICENPKHKQRQG from the coding sequence ATGAAAGTAAGGCCATCTGTAAAACCGATCTGCGAAAAATGCAAAGTCATTCGCAGACGCGGCCGAGTAATGGTAATCTGTGAAAATCCTAAACACAAACAAAGACAAGGCTAA
- the infA gene encoding translation initiation factor IF-1 has translation MAKDDVIEVEGTVVETLPNAMFKVELENGHTILAHVSGKIRMHFIRILPGDKVTLELSPYDLTRGRITYRFK, from the coding sequence ATGGCGAAGGACGACGTAATTGAAGTTGAAGGAACCGTAGTCGAAACGTTGCCGAACGCGATGTTCAAGGTAGAATTGGAAAATGGCCATACGATTCTTGCACATGTATCAGGCAAGATCCGTATGCACTTTATCCGCATCCTGCCAGGCGACAAAGTGACATTGGAACTTTCGCCTTACGATTTAACACGCGGTCGGATCACATACCGTTTCAAATAA
- a CDS encoding adenylate kinase produces the protein MNIVLMGLPGAGKGTQADKIVEKYEIPHISTGDMFRAAIAEGTELGVKAKSFMDQGALVPDEVTIGIVRERLSKSDCDKGFLLDGFPRTVPQAEALDQLLADMGRKITDVLNIKVEKEELIARLTGRRICKVCGTSYHLQFNPPKVDGVCDKDGGELYQRADDNPETVTNRLEVNMNQTAPLLAFYDAKGVLSNIDGEQDINDVFKDLDAILSESAQ, from the coding sequence ATGAATATCGTATTAATGGGTCTACCTGGAGCCGGCAAAGGCACACAGGCAGACAAAATTGTCGAGAAGTACGAAATCCCTCATATTTCTACAGGCGATATGTTCCGTGCTGCAATAGCAGAAGGCACGGAACTTGGAGTCAAAGCAAAATCGTTCATGGATCAAGGCGCACTCGTGCCTGATGAAGTGACTATCGGAATCGTTCGTGAACGATTAAGCAAGTCGGATTGCGACAAAGGTTTCCTTTTGGATGGATTTCCTCGCACAGTGCCTCAAGCCGAGGCATTGGATCAGCTTTTGGCTGACATGGGACGGAAAATCACAGATGTTCTAAACATCAAAGTTGAAAAGGAAGAACTGATCGCAAGATTGACCGGTCGCAGAATTTGCAAAGTATGCGGCACATCCTATCATTTGCAGTTCAATCCACCTAAAGTGGATGGCGTCTGTGACAAGGATGGCGGGGAACTTTATCAGCGAGCGGATGATAATCCGGAAACTGTCACGAACCGTCTGGAAGTAAATATGAATCAAACAGCACCGCTCTTAGCGTTCTACGATGCAAAAGGCGTGCTTTCAAATATTGATGGCGAGCAGGACATCAATGATGTTTTTAAAGATTTGGACGCAATCCTTAGCGAAAGCGCACAGTGA